Proteins from one Leptonema illini DSM 21528 genomic window:
- a CDS encoding M28 family peptidase produces the protein MKNAIQVSRMRAGLLALFVALLLPACRGPLSPEITENDLKYHLGILSSDALEGRMTGTPAMQRTMDYIEKAYRKAGLHPFFPDYRMPFTFRDGMEARGVNRITIDGQSITTVPLPFAAPGRIESRLVDGGFCLPAHKGVDELAAIENEKGAGFLEGKILICRRHGPDGERGERTYRNLISFQSKYENAKRFKPAALLFLKGKGDELRTEQLREEASSSAPRAAFTSEDDIVLAAAKQNAEAVLEIDFAALERTGYNLGASLRPIAPGQRIIYLGGHYDHLGHGLPGSSMGPMGPIYNGADDNASGTTLILELAAAMKAKLNADAAYLPADVNVVFLNFDAEERGLFGSSRFVESAAFDPTSTIAMINVDMVGRLRQSRGLFIQGMDTADPSLKRIVEEAYAASVHGLYSDEERPEARWMKGGLGPSDHASFYRKKVPVVFLFTGSHGEYHRPEDDYPLINFKGLYALTTLSEQIIRRLAFAPPPVFQQVKEEPKRNDFDFKVRLGIIPGSYDTGMPGLLVGGVVEGAPIGRTGIKDGDIIVEIGTQKIRDIHDLMRFLNDARTGISYPVKWIRNGVTMEARTELMSVDD, from the coding sequence ATGAAAAACGCAATCCAGGTTTCCAGAATGCGAGCCGGCCTTCTGGCCCTGTTCGTCGCCCTTCTTCTGCCTGCCTGTCGCGGGCCGCTGAGTCCCGAAATCACTGAAAACGATCTGAAGTACCATCTGGGTATCCTTTCTTCAGATGCGCTCGAAGGACGCATGACGGGCACTCCGGCCATGCAGCGCACGATGGACTATATTGAAAAGGCCTACAGAAAGGCCGGCCTGCATCCTTTCTTTCCCGATTACCGCATGCCCTTCACCTTTCGCGACGGAATGGAGGCACGCGGCGTCAATCGAATAACGATCGACGGCCAATCGATTACGACCGTTCCGCTTCCTTTTGCCGCACCCGGTCGCATCGAAAGCCGGCTTGTCGATGGAGGCTTCTGTCTTCCTGCGCATAAAGGCGTCGATGAGCTTGCCGCCATCGAAAACGAGAAAGGCGCGGGCTTTCTTGAAGGCAAGATCCTGATATGTCGGCGTCACGGCCCCGACGGAGAGCGAGGTGAACGCACCTATCGCAACCTGATCTCATTCCAGTCGAAATATGAGAACGCGAAGCGCTTCAAACCGGCCGCCCTTCTCTTTCTCAAAGGGAAAGGCGACGAGCTGCGCACCGAGCAGCTGCGCGAAGAGGCCTCCTCTTCGGCGCCGCGAGCCGCCTTTACGTCAGAGGATGATATCGTTCTCGCCGCCGCGAAGCAAAACGCAGAGGCCGTCCTTGAAATCGACTTCGCCGCTCTGGAGCGCACGGGGTATAACCTCGGCGCTTCGCTGCGGCCCATCGCTCCGGGTCAGCGCATCATCTACCTTGGCGGTCACTATGATCATCTCGGCCACGGCCTGCCCGGATCGTCCATGGGGCCGATGGGCCCCATCTATAACGGAGCCGACGATAACGCCTCGGGCACGACACTTATACTCGAACTGGCCGCCGCGATGAAGGCGAAGCTCAATGCCGATGCGGCATATCTGCCCGCCGACGTGAACGTCGTCTTTTTGAACTTTGACGCCGAAGAACGCGGGCTTTTCGGTTCATCACGCTTTGTAGAAAGCGCCGCCTTTGATCCGACGAGCACCATAGCGATGATCAACGTCGATATGGTCGGCCGCCTGCGCCAGAGCCGCGGACTTTTTATTCAGGGCATGGATACGGCCGATCCTTCGCTGAAGCGCATCGTCGAGGAGGCCTATGCCGCCTCGGTTCATGGGCTTTATAGCGATGAAGAGCGTCCCGAGGCGCGCTGGATGAAGGGCGGGCTCGGTCCGAGCGATCACGCTTCCTTCTATCGAAAGAAGGTCCCCGTCGTCTTTCTGTTCACCGGATCGCACGGCGAATACCATCGCCCCGAAGACGATTATCCTCTTATAAACTTCAAGGGGCTGTATGCTCTGACGACTCTCAGCGAACAGATCATACGTCGCCTGGCCTTCGCGCCGCCGCCTGTATTCCAGCAGGTAAAAGAAGAGCCGAAACGCAACGACTTCGATTTTAAGGTGCGACTGGGCATCATTCCAGGGTCGTATGATACGGGAATGCCCGGCCTTCTTGTCGGAGGCGTCGTCGAAGGAGCGCCCATCGGCCGCACGGGCATCAAGGACGGCGACATCATCGTCGAGATCGGCACGCAGAAGATCCGCGATATTCACGATCTGATGCGCTTTCTCAACGATGCGCGCACCGGCATCAGCTACCCGGTGAAGTGGATTCGTAACGGCGTGACCATGGAGGCGCGCACGGAACTGATGTCGGTCGATGATTGA
- a CDS encoding SulP family inorganic anion transporter: MFTPELLRSLRTYSMRRFASDISAGLIVGIVALPLAIAFAIASGVSPERGLITAVVAGFLISAFGGSRVQIGGPTGAFVVIVYGIVQEFGLSGLLVATFLAGLMLLMMGFARLGSVIRYIPHPVTVGFTSGIAVIIFSSQMRDFLGLPVVSLPADFIGQWQVYWQQAGAIDPVSLVMALLCTITMAVWPRITHRIPGSIVVILAATLITVQFDLPVDTIGSRFGEIPSHIPAPAFFEIDLGTVRSLLPAAFAIAMLGAIESLLSAVVADGMTGSRHNPDAELISQGIANIASPLFGGIPATGAIARTATNIRNGATSPVAGIVHAATLLAIMLLFGSYVKHIPMPVLASILVIVAYNMSEWRTFLGILKSPRSDVIVLLATFFLTVVFDLVLAIEVGLVLAVLLFIRRMSQVSQVRVLSQDSVSDDDHENTDDPMDIRHKSVPARTEVYEINGPFFFGTANLFASAARIAADPPLVRIIRMRRVPAIDATGIHMLEKFIHDSGRDGIHVLLSGVHKQPLFALEKAGLLAQVGEENIAENIDVALRRAGDVVKQAISEESAS, encoded by the coding sequence ATGTTCACGCCGGAGCTTCTTCGATCGCTGCGCACGTATTCGATGCGTCGATTCGCCAGCGATATAAGCGCCGGGTTGATCGTCGGTATCGTCGCCCTGCCACTTGCCATCGCCTTCGCGATCGCTTCGGGGGTTTCGCCGGAACGCGGCCTGATTACGGCCGTCGTCGCCGGTTTCTTGATCTCTGCCTTTGGAGGCAGCCGCGTTCAGATCGGGGGGCCGACGGGAGCCTTTGTCGTCATCGTCTATGGCATCGTACAGGAGTTCGGGCTGAGCGGCCTGCTTGTGGCGACGTTTCTGGCGGGGCTCATGCTATTAATGATGGGTTTCGCCCGTCTTGGCTCGGTGATCCGCTATATTCCGCATCCCGTCACGGTCGGATTCACAAGCGGCATTGCCGTGATCATCTTCTCGTCGCAGATGCGCGATTTCCTGGGCCTTCCTGTCGTATCGTTACCGGCTGATTTCATCGGGCAGTGGCAGGTGTACTGGCAACAGGCGGGCGCGATCGACCCTGTTTCGCTTGTGATGGCTCTTCTGTGCACGATTACGATGGCCGTCTGGCCGCGCATCACGCATCGCATTCCGGGCTCCATCGTCGTCATTCTTGCAGCGACCCTGATAACGGTTCAATTTGATCTTCCTGTCGACACGATCGGTTCGCGATTCGGCGAGATTCCCTCACACATTCCGGCGCCGGCCTTCTTTGAGATCGACCTTGGTACCGTACGCAGCCTGCTTCCGGCGGCATTTGCCATCGCCATGCTGGGCGCGATTGAGTCGCTCCTTTCAGCCGTCGTCGCCGACGGTATGACGGGCAGCCGCCACAATCCTGATGCCGAGCTGATCTCTCAGGGCATTGCCAATATCGCCTCGCCGCTTTTCGGCGGTATTCCCGCAACCGGAGCGATCGCGCGAACGGCGACCAATATCAGGAACGGAGCGACGAGCCCGGTCGCCGGTATCGTGCATGCGGCGACGCTTCTGGCGATCATGCTGCTTTTCGGATCGTATGTAAAGCATATTCCGATGCCCGTCCTCGCGTCGATCCTTGTCATCGTCGCCTATAATATGAGCGAATGGCGAACCTTTCTGGGTATCCTGAAAAGTCCGCGGAGCGACGTCATCGTGCTGCTTGCTACGTTCTTTCTTACTGTCGTCTTTGATCTTGTGCTTGCCATCGAGGTGGGCCTGGTTCTTGCGGTTCTTCTTTTTATTCGTCGCATGTCGCAGGTTAGCCAGGTCAGGGTTTTATCGCAGGATTCTGTGTCAGATGACGATCACGAAAACACAGACGATCCTATGGATATCAGGCATAAATCCGTTCCGGCCCGCACCGAGGTCTACGAGATCAACGGGCCCTTCTTTTTCGGAACAGCTAACCTTTTCGCAAGCGCCGCTCGCATCGCCGCCGATCCGCCGCTTGTGCGCATTATTCGAATGCGCCGCGTGCCGGCCATCGATGCGACGGGCATCCACATGCTTGAGAAATTTATACACGATTCCGGTCGTGACGGCATCCATGTTCTGCTTTCGGGCGTGCACAAACAGCCGCTTTTCGCCCTTGAA
- a CDS encoding SDR family oxidoreductase, producing the protein MNEKRVCLLTGASGGLGRSILRHLIETGYCVIATDVKVSSVRQTVNELADALGESVKDRLRPLALDVRSSAAWSTVWKSSERYFGPIDILINNAGVLEPAYTVDLIPESIDRQIDVNTKGTLYGMSVAARSMKERRHGHIVNVASLAGISPVPGMSVYSASKFAVRSASLAAARELREYGVSVSVVCPDGIHTPMVDGAKHLDEAALIFSGAALLRADDVARLIVQDVLKRRPVEVHIPKLRGWLAKIGSAFPALHAYLGPMLVRTGLARQQKFRVSEKTSGVL; encoded by the coding sequence ATGAACGAAAAACGGGTTTGCCTTCTGACCGGAGCGAGCGGAGGGCTCGGCCGATCGATTCTGCGTCATCTGATAGAAACCGGCTACTGTGTTATCGCCACTGATGTGAAAGTATCGAGCGTGCGGCAGACGGTGAACGAACTTGCCGATGCGTTAGGCGAATCTGTAAAGGATCGTCTTCGCCCTCTGGCTCTTGACGTGCGTTCTTCGGCGGCATGGTCGACAGTCTGGAAGAGCAGCGAACGGTATTTTGGTCCGATCGATATTCTGATCAATAACGCCGGAGTGCTGGAGCCGGCCTACACCGTCGACCTGATACCCGAAAGCATTGATCGGCAGATCGACGTGAACACGAAAGGAACTCTCTATGGTATGAGCGTGGCCGCTCGTTCTATGAAAGAGCGACGGCACGGCCATATCGTCAACGTCGCCTCGCTTGCGGGCATCAGCCCGGTTCCGGGCATGTCGGTGTACAGCGCCTCGAAGTTTGCCGTGCGTTCGGCCTCTCTTGCCGCCGCTCGTGAGCTTCGCGAATACGGCGTTTCTGTCAGCGTCGTCTGTCCGGACGGTATCCATACGCCGATGGTCGACGGCGCGAAACATCTGGATGAGGCGGCTCTTATCTTTTCAGGGGCCGCTCTTCTTCGCGCAGACGACGTGGCCCGGCTGATCGTTCAAGACGTGTTGAAGCGTCGTCCCGTTGAAGTGCATATTCCGAAGCTGCGCGGATGGCTTGCAAAAATCGGTTCTGCCTTTCCTGCTCTGCATGCCTATCTTGGTCCGATGCTCGTTCGGACCGGATTAGCGCGACAGCAAAAATTTCGCGTCTCTGAAAAAACTTCTGGCGTTTTATAG
- a CDS encoding MFS transporter: MQRRSSVGVLLFILILDLMGFTLIFPLVPDLLAFYVHSTPHAIDSYLPSLIQTLLQFAPGIGTGEEREIILLGGILASVYALLQFFLSPFWGRLSDRIGRRPVLLLTSSGLAFAYLLWGFSTTFTLFLISRVVAGVMAGNLGVATAAMADLSTEEGRTKSMGLVGAAFGVGFIVGPALGGALSKLDLSGLPFAYHPFSAAAFVSVALSLLSAVLNYFFLQETLPEHLRSKGPLRIEYPFRVLSELKEPTFRRMLALNFAFMFLFTSFEFTVTFFYKIDFGLIPSQIGLVFFYLGLLLALGQGVLVRRLSGIISEQRMIVAGVILIAFALPLLALSAPSVPLSLLALAPVAIGSSLLQPAMAGLASRSISADRQGLAMGSFRSMGSLARGVGPIFGSYVYGSVGITVTYIVIGALLLVSFAVGAGTLRQAQSEASRT, translated from the coding sequence ATGCAACGCCGCAGCAGCGTGGGAGTGCTGCTTTTCATCTTGATACTTGATCTGATGGGTTTTACGCTCATCTTTCCGCTTGTTCCAGATCTACTCGCTTTTTACGTTCATTCGACTCCGCATGCGATCGATTCGTATCTGCCTTCACTGATTCAAACGCTGCTGCAATTCGCGCCCGGTATTGGAACAGGCGAAGAGCGCGAGATTATTCTGCTGGGCGGCATCCTCGCCTCTGTGTATGCGCTGCTTCAGTTCTTTCTATCGCCGTTCTGGGGGCGCCTGTCGGACCGTATCGGGCGTCGACCTGTGCTGCTTCTGACAAGTTCCGGGCTTGCTTTTGCCTATCTGCTCTGGGGATTTTCGACGACCTTTACCCTGTTTCTGATCTCGCGCGTCGTGGCGGGAGTGATGGCGGGCAATCTCGGAGTCGCCACCGCCGCGATGGCCGACCTTTCGACAGAAGAGGGGCGCACAAAAAGCATGGGCCTGGTCGGAGCGGCGTTTGGCGTCGGTTTTATCGTCGGCCCGGCGCTTGGCGGAGCTCTGTCAAAGCTTGATCTGAGCGGTTTGCCCTTCGCCTATCATCCGTTTTCGGCCGCCGCCTTTGTATCGGTCGCTCTTTCGCTTCTGAGCGCCGTCTTGAACTATTTCTTTCTTCAAGAAACGCTGCCGGAACATCTGCGCAGTAAGGGACCGCTTCGCATCGAGTATCCGTTTCGCGTGCTTTCCGAGCTAAAAGAGCCGACCTTCCGGCGCATGCTGGCGCTGAACTTCGCCTTCATGTTTCTGTTCACCTCGTTTGAGTTCACGGTAACGTTCTTCTATAAAATCGACTTCGGGCTCATCCCTTCGCAGATCGGCCTTGTCTTCTTTTACCTGGGGCTGCTTCTCGCCCTGGGACAGGGCGTTCTTGTCAGGCGACTGTCGGGCATAATCTCAGAGCAGAGGATGATCGTTGCCGGCGTTATCCTGATCGCCTTCGCTCTGCCGCTACTTGCGCTTTCCGCTCCGTCGGTGCCGCTGTCGCTACTTGCGCTTGCTCCCGTCGCCATCGGCTCATCGCTTCTGCAACCGGCGATGGCCGGCCTTGCCAGCCGGTCGATCTCGGCGGACAGACAGGGGTTAGCCATGGGCAGCTTTCGGTCGATGGGATCGCTTGCGCGAGGTGTCGGTCCGATCTTTGGATCATACGTCTACGGATCGGTCGGTATAACGGTGACGTATATCGTCATCGGCGCCCTGCTGCTCGTATCGTTCGCCGTCGGAGCAGGCACGCTTCGCCAGGCTCAGAGCGAGGCAAGCAGAACGTAA
- a CDS encoding YqaA family protein, producing MIDALITDYGGPGLAAVSFLAATLLPFSSEAALLLALHAGLPVVQAVTYASVGNGLACLFNYWLGYKGGALAAEKIRASKSGNAAWSLLHRFGGLTLLLSWLPVIGDPITVLAGFARISLRLFVPVVLALRVGRYVLLASL from the coding sequence ATGATTGACGCTCTAATTACCGACTACGGCGGGCCCGGGCTCGCCGCAGTCTCCTTTCTTGCGGCCACGCTGCTGCCTTTCAGCTCTGAGGCCGCTCTGCTTCTTGCGCTTCATGCAGGATTGCCCGTCGTACAGGCCGTAACTTATGCGTCGGTCGGCAACGGCCTGGCCTGTCTTTTCAATTACTGGCTGGGCTATAAAGGCGGAGCGTTAGCCGCCGAAAAGATTCGAGCGTCGAAATCGGGCAACGCCGCCTGGTCTCTGCTGCATCGCTTCGGAGGGCTGACGCTTCTACTTTCGTGGCTGCCCGTCATCGGCGATCCGATCACCGTGCTGGCCGGATTCGCGCGCATCTCGCTTCGTCTGTTCGTTCCCGTCGTTCTCGCTCTGCGTGTGGGGCGTTACGTTCTGCTTGCCTCGCTCTGA
- a CDS encoding 1-acyl-sn-glycerol-3-phosphate acyltransferase, with translation MIPETGPLDQQITTVVGGGPMGLAVASLIARNVRTVYLWVPDARTYKKWKSERYLQVGEYSFNVPFNVEIITGYDHFKEGSHFLFLTIPSRQYEEVVENILYHLDRSLPHFAANITKGFLSSFSRRKHRCYLFHQLLYSLREQHHLNLSVALVTGPSLLYDIIHNNYVFFVVASDDPSMTQPIVDRLNGEQVYWSATDDIIGAEVGGIMKNPLAILGGMVEALPHVTSSLLGELMAAGFTEMKKLNAALGGREETILGRSGLADLAATYFSPQGRNRSYGRSFTEKLISGELSPNLIDQIQLFLVPSLFIEREVLSSKNLAEGGLAITPIIEIATEFNIDVPLNRVLYDIFLRRKSPEDIITLLTGKTERRNRIPVVKKKGRVELIASGRMISDHLRERILHRITLTRGMQARIKKQSGHIISSLEKRRAKALHKKQRNDAKNFGRELMLWKELAECREEEELQYIEQLVRFYADSIADYYVPAARTMLMRFVSPFRWILGGFRRGSVGPIVNGRIREIRKLVDNYPVFYVPTHRTHIDSVELVYGLFFKGFPLPRFAAASILMSNPIWGAFLKSMGAYAVDRENTRNILYLEVLTQYTTMMLESGIPALAYPEGTRSRTGEFQSIKTGLLSTAIDAFRESGHEIIILPISISHQWIPEDEVFNNQANDTGFWTYVFRRRRTYMDLGEPIRVSDFADKEEPTHEIASLILKNWKQAYRLQPHFIVARILDDHPGMIDRDELLAKIEAFLASYTGTVQETRPEKVLKIGLKLLKKRDLIAETRKGFEILNPSLVEYYGNFVPIGKDPKPEDPEE, from the coding sequence ATGATTCCAGAAACGGGTCCTCTCGATCAACAGATCACGACCGTCGTCGGCGGCGGACCGATGGGCCTGGCCGTTGCCTCGTTAATCGCACGCAACGTGCGCACCGTCTATCTCTGGGTACCCGACGCTCGCACTTACAAAAAATGGAAGAGCGAGCGTTATTTACAGGTAGGGGAGTATTCGTTCAACGTTCCGTTTAACGTCGAGATCATCACCGGCTACGATCACTTCAAAGAAGGTTCGCATTTCCTGTTTCTGACGATCCCCTCCCGACAGTACGAAGAGGTCGTCGAAAACATCCTCTATCATCTCGACAGATCGCTTCCACACTTTGCCGCGAACATCACCAAGGGATTCCTCTCATCGTTTTCAAGACGCAAGCATCGATGTTATCTCTTTCATCAACTGCTCTATTCTCTTCGCGAGCAGCATCATCTGAATCTTTCCGTCGCTCTTGTTACGGGTCCGTCGCTGCTTTACGATATCATTCACAACAACTATGTCTTTTTCGTCGTCGCCTCTGACGATCCTTCGATGACGCAGCCCATCGTCGATCGTTTGAACGGCGAACAGGTGTACTGGTCGGCCACCGACGATATCATCGGCGCCGAGGTCGGCGGCATCATGAAGAACCCTCTGGCCATTCTCGGCGGCATGGTCGAGGCGCTGCCGCATGTAACGAGTTCTCTGCTCGGCGAGCTGATGGCGGCCGGATTCACCGAGATGAAGAAGCTCAACGCCGCGCTCGGCGGACGCGAAGAGACGATTCTCGGACGTTCGGGCCTCGCCGATCTCGCGGCCACATACTTCAGCCCGCAGGGACGCAACCGATCGTATGGACGCAGCTTCACCGAGAAGCTGATCAGCGGCGAACTCAGTCCGAATCTGATCGATCAGATACAGCTCTTTCTCGTTCCTTCTCTCTTCATCGAAAGAGAGGTGCTTTCCAGCAAGAACCTCGCCGAGGGCGGACTGGCCATCACACCGATCATAGAGATCGCCACCGAGTTCAACATAGACGTTCCGCTCAACAGAGTGCTCTATGATATCTTTCTGCGCCGCAAATCGCCCGAAGACATCATCACGCTACTCACCGGCAAGACGGAGCGCCGCAATCGCATTCCCGTCGTGAAGAAGAAGGGTCGCGTCGAACTGATCGCCTCGGGTCGTATGATCTCGGATCACCTTCGCGAGCGCATTCTTCATCGCATCACGCTGACGCGCGGCATGCAGGCCCGCATTAAAAAGCAGAGCGGCCATATCATCTCCTCCCTTGAAAAAAGGCGGGCAAAGGCTTTGCATAAAAAACAGCGCAACGACGCGAAGAACTTCGGTCGTGAGCTGATGCTCTGGAAGGAGCTGGCCGAATGCCGCGAAGAGGAGGAGCTGCAATACATCGAACAGCTTGTTCGTTTCTATGCCGATTCCATCGCCGACTACTATGTTCCGGCGGCGCGCACGATGCTGATGCGCTTCGTCTCGCCCTTTCGCTGGATTCTCGGCGGTTTCCGTCGAGGCAGCGTCGGCCCCATCGTCAACGGTCGCATTCGCGAGATTCGCAAGCTGGTGGATAACTATCCCGTCTTCTATGTGCCGACGCACCGCACGCATATCGATTCGGTGGAGCTCGTTTACGGCCTTTTCTTCAAAGGCTTTCCGCTGCCGCGATTCGCCGCCGCCTCGATCCTCATGTCGAATCCGATCTGGGGAGCCTTTCTGAAGTCGATGGGAGCGTACGCCGTCGATCGCGAGAATACTCGAAACATCCTCTATCTTGAAGTGCTCACGCAATACACGACGATGATGCTTGAATCGGGCATCCCCGCTCTCGCCTACCCCGAGGGCACGCGCAGCCGCACGGGCGAGTTTCAGTCGATCAAAACGGGCCTGCTGTCGACGGCCATCGATGCCTTTCGCGAATCCGGACATGAGATCATCATTCTGCCGATATCGATCTCGCATCAGTGGATCCCCGAAGATGAGGTCTTTAACAATCAGGCGAACGATACCGGCTTCTGGACGTATGTCTTCAGACGACGGCGCACGTATATGGACCTCGGCGAGCCGATTCGCGTATCGGATTTTGCCGATAAAGAAGAGCCGACTCATGAAATCGCCTCGCTCATTCTGAAGAACTGGAAGCAGGCCTACAGGCTGCAGCCTCATTTCATCGTCGCTCGCATCCTCGACGATCATCCGGGTATGATCGATCGGGATGAGCTGCTTGCGAAGATCGAGGCCTTCCTTGCTTCTTACACTGGAACGGTGCAGGAGACGCGCCCCGAGAAGGTTCTGAAAATCGGCCTCAAGCTGCTCAAGAAGCGAGATCTCATCGCAGAAACGCGAAAAGGATTCGAGATTCTCAATCCCTCTCTTGTCGAGTACTACGGCAACTTCGTTCCCATCGGCAAAGATCCGAAGCCCGAAGACCCTGAAGAATGA
- a CDS encoding alpha-isopropylmalate synthase regulatory domain-containing protein, with translation MQQQIEIMDTTLRDGEQTDGVSFSSFEKLQIARFLLEQLNVNRVEVASARVSSGEQQTVQQIFEWAATKDYVDRIEILGFVDGGRSIDWIKSAGGRVVNLLTKGSRKHCELQLGKTLAEHLRDIESTVRYAQDQGVRVHVYLEDWSNGFLYSEDYVKEMLFALVDMPIARFLLPDTLGLLSPDEVQRGIRMALDLFPDMHIDFHGHNDYGLATANCLAAVQAGVRGLHVAVNGLGERAGNSPLEAVVTAVHDKLGVKTTVNEQAITDASRLVETFSRKRVSANRPIVGHDVFTQTAGIHADGDKKHNLYANPILPERFGRQRVYALGKLAGKSSIEMNLKNQGIELPPDQVERLWLRVKELGEKKAIVSPDDLPFLIEELLGDTQAHTVSVIAADIHTRIGAAPSASIRVRIADKEYQAEATGDGGYDAFMKALSRIVTEAGLSVAELKDYELRIPPGGQTDALVETIITWVTPDHSIFRTVGVDSDQMIAAIKATEKMLNRMTTDSKRTSTVEQGKPV, from the coding sequence ATGCAGCAGCAGATTGAAATCATGGACACGACTCTGCGTGACGGTGAGCAGACGGACGGGGTGTCATTCTCTTCGTTCGAGAAGCTGCAGATCGCCCGATTCCTGCTCGAACAGCTGAACGTGAACAGGGTCGAGGTGGCCAGCGCCAGGGTATCGAGCGGTGAACAGCAGACGGTTCAGCAGATCTTTGAATGGGCGGCGACAAAGGATTATGTCGATCGCATAGAGATCCTGGGCTTTGTCGACGGCGGTCGCAGCATCGACTGGATCAAGAGCGCCGGTGGCCGCGTCGTCAATCTTCTTACGAAAGGGTCGCGCAAGCATTGCGAGCTTCAACTTGGAAAGACGCTTGCCGAACATCTGCGGGATATCGAGAGTACGGTTCGCTATGCTCAGGATCAGGGCGTGCGCGTGCATGTTTATCTTGAGGATTGGTCGAACGGCTTTCTTTACTCTGAGGACTATGTCAAAGAGATGCTTTTCGCCCTTGTTGATATGCCCATTGCCCGCTTCCTGCTTCCCGATACGCTCGGTCTGCTCTCTCCCGACGAGGTGCAGCGAGGCATCCGCATGGCGCTTGATCTCTTTCCCGACATGCATATCGACTTTCACGGGCATAACGACTATGGCCTTGCCACGGCCAACTGCCTTGCCGCCGTTCAGGCCGGCGTGCGCGGCCTTCATGTCGCCGTAAACGGCCTCGGGGAACGCGCGGGAAACTCGCCGCTTGAGGCCGTCGTCACCGCCGTGCACGACAAGCTTGGAGTAAAGACGACGGTAAACGAGCAGGCGATCACCGACGCCTCGAGGCTTGTAGAAACCTTCTCACGCAAAAGAGTATCGGCGAACCGACCCATCGTCGGCCACGACGTCTTCACGCAAACGGCGGGCATCCATGCCGACGGCGATAAAAAGCATAACCTCTATGCCAATCCCATCCTGCCCGAGCGCTTCGGTCGACAGCGCGTCTACGCTCTCGGCAAGCTTGCCGGCAAATCTTCGATTGAGATGAATCTCAAAAATCAGGGTATCGAGCTACCACCCGATCAGGTGGAGCGGCTCTGGCTGCGCGTGAAAGAACTCGGCGAAAAAAAGGCCATCGTCAGCCCCGACGATCTGCCCTTCCTTATTGAAGAGCTGTTAGGCGACACACAAGCTCACACCGTATCGGTCATCGCCGCCGATATCCATACGCGAATCGGCGCTGCTCCGTCGGCTTCGATCCGGGTGCGTATCGCCGATAAAGAATACCAGGCCGAGGCGACGGGCGACGGCGGTTACGACGCCTTCATGAAGGCTTTAAGCCGCATCGTAACCGAGGCAGGGTTATCCGTGGCCGAACTGAAAGATTACGAACTGCGTATTCCTCCGGGAGGGCAGACCGACGCCCTTGTCGAGACGATCATCACATGGGTAACGCCCGATCATTCGATCTTTCGCACGGTAGGCGTCGATAGCGATCAGATGATCGCCGCCATAAAGGCGACCGAGAAGATGCTGAATCGTATGACGACCGATTCAAAGCGCACGTCGACGGTGGAGCAAGGGAAGCCGGTTTGA
- a CDS encoding polysaccharide deacetylase family protein, giving the protein MSARLLYSIPAFLLAVGLYLFVRQPQAGVAEKRGEYPRIPILLFHDVDGKGPYAISRHEFRQYLDILKEEKIQVISLARLHEMMQKKLPAERPSVVITIDDDFKNIVRVAAPMLREYGYPATFFVYTKNVTDQPRQGMAWEDLRRLQKEGFDIQNHSHTHTAFHVPREGESADQHAARVDIEILHSREVLEDRLGHKIWSFAYPMGYHSPYLEKRLKDAGYELLLTTDANPPDVTKTYTGVLDRFTIQKGKDPFGLFYKQIAFARRTLDDHSLTLKEDETEPRP; this is encoded by the coding sequence ATGTCTGCACGACTCCTGTATAGCATACCTGCATTCCTTCTCGCCGTCGGATTGTACCTTTTCGTTCGCCAGCCGCAGGCCGGTGTAGCCGAAAAACGAGGCGAGTATCCGCGCATCCCCATTCTGCTCTTTCACGACGTCGACGGCAAAGGCCCCTACGCCATCAGCAGGCATGAATTCCGGCAGTATCTCGACATCCTCAAAGAAGAGAAGATACAGGTCATCTCCCTTGCAAGGTTGCATGAGATGATGCAGAAGAAATTGCCCGCCGAACGCCCTTCCGTCGTCATCACGATCGACGACGACTTCAAGAATATCGTACGCGTCGCCGCTCCGATGCTGCGGGAGTACGGTTATCCGGCCACGTTTTTCGTTTATACGAAGAACGTCACCGACCAGCCCCGACAGGGCATGGCATGGGAAGACCTGCGGCGCCTGCAGAAAGAAGGCTTCGACATTCAGAACCACTCGCACACGCATACGGCGTTTCATGTGCCGCGTGAAGGCGAAAGCGCAGATCAGCATGCGGCCCGTGTCGATATAGAAATCCTTCATTCACGAGAGGTACTGGAAGACCGCCTCGGTCATAAGATCTGGAGCTTCGCGTATCCGATGGGCTACCATTCGCCGTATCTTGAGAAGCGCCTGAAAGATGCCGGATACGAACTTCTGCTCACCACCGACGCCAATCCGCCTGATGTCACAAAGACGTATACGGGCGTGCTCGATCGCTTCACCATTCAAAAAGGCAAAGATCCGTTCGGACTGTTTTACAAACAGATTGCCTTTGCACGACGAACTCTGGACGACCATTCTCTCACATTGAAAGAAGACGAAACCGAGCCGCGGCCGTAA